From a single Glycine soja cultivar W05 chromosome 19, ASM419377v2, whole genome shotgun sequence genomic region:
- the LOC114400232 gene encoding adenylosuccinate synthetase 2, chloroplastic, which yields MNSISSLTLDSHAICNTQRPISLRQVRPTRNVVVCSAKPVAPPPTKLAAADTSGSRIGALSQVSGVLGCQWGDEGKGKLVDILAQHFEIVARCQGGANAGHTIYNAEGKKFALHLVPSGILNEDTLCVIGNGVVVHLPGLFKEIDGLESNGVSCKGRILISDRAHLLFDFHQVVDGLREAELAKSFIGTTKRGIGPCYSSKVNRNGIRVGDLRHMDTFPQKLDLILSDAALRFKDFNYGPDVLREEVEKYKRYAERLEPFIADTVLVMNDAIEQKKKILVEGGQATMLDIDFGTYPFVTSSSPSAGGICTGLGIAPRVVGDLIGVVKAYTTRVGSGPFPTEILGSGGDLLRFAGQEFGTTTGRPRRCGWLDIVALKYSCQINGFSSLNLTKLDVLSDLEEIQLGVSYKLADGTPIKSFPSDLRLLEQLKVEYEVLPGWKYDISSIRNYSDLPKAARLYVERIEELVGVPIHYIGIGPGRDALIYK from the exons ATGAACAGCATCTCATCACTGACCCTTGATTCTCACGCAATATGCAACACTCAGCGCCCCATCTCCCTCCGCCAAGTTCGCCCCACTCGAAACGTCGTCGTATGCTCCGCGAAGCCCGTCGCGCCTCCCCCCACCAAGCTCGCTGCTGCCGACACCTCCGGCAGCCGCATCGGGGCGCTGAGCCAGGTCTCCGGCGTGCTAGGTTGCCAGTGGGGCGACGAGGGCAAAGGGAAACTCGTCGACATATTGGCCCAGCACTTCGAAATCGTTGCTCGCTGCCAG GGTGGAGCTAATGCTGGGCATACTATCTATAATGCAGAAGGGAAAAAGTTTGCCCTACATCTTGTTCCTTCTGGTATTCTCAATGAGGATACTCTCTGTGTTATTGGGAATGGGGTTGTAGTGCACCTGCCGGGGTTGTTTAAAGAGATTGACGGTCTTGAATCAAATGGGGTCTCTTGCAAGGGAAGGATATTGATATCTGATCGCGCTCACCTGTTGTTTGATTTTCATCAAGTAGTGGATGGGCTAAGAGAAGCCGAGCTTGCTAAATCTTTCATTGGCACCACCAAGAGAGGCATTGGACCCTGCTACTCCAGCAAGGTTAACCGTAATGGCATCCGAGTGGGTGATTTGAGGCACATGGATACTTTCCCTCAGAAGCTTGATCTTATATTGTCAGATGCAGCATTGAGGTTCAAAGATTTTAACTATGGTCCAGATGTGCTCAGGGAAGAAGTTGAAAAATACAAGAGGTATGCCGAGAGGTTGGAGCCCTTTATTGCTGATACTGTGCTTGTCATGAATGATGCCATagaacaaaagaagaagattttggTTGAAGGAGGACAAGCTACCATGTTGGACATTGATTTCGGAACTTATCCCTTTGTTACTTCTTCTAGCCCATCAGCAGGCGGGATATGCACTGGTCTTGGTATTGCTCCAAGGGTAGTTGGTGATTTAATAGGAGTG GTGAAGGCGTACACAACAAGAGTTGGTTCTGGTCCTTTTCCAACTGAAATTTTGGGTTCAGGAGGTGATCTCCTCAGATTTGCTGGGCAGGAGTTTGGCACAACTACTGGCCGTCCTCGACGGTGTGGCTGGCTCGATATAGTTGCTCTGAAATACTCATGTCAGATCAATGGTTTCTCATCGTTGAATCTTACCAAGCTGGATGTTTTATCAGATCTTGAAGAAATACAGTTGGGTGTCTCTTACAAACTTGCTGATGGCACCCCAATCAAATCATTCCCTTCAGATCTCCGTCTTCTTGAGCAACTGAAG gTGGAATATGAAGTACTTCCTGGATGGAAATATGATATTTCTTCCATAAGAAACTATTCTGACCTTCCAAAAGCTGCTAGGCTGTATGTGGAAAGGATAGAAGAACTTGTGGGGGTCCCTATTCACTACATTGGTATTGGGCCAGGACGTGATGCTCTCATATACAAATGA
- the LOC114399951 gene encoding dehydration-responsive element-binding protein 2F-like, with translation MDTCKKSPLKPWKKGPTRGKGGPQNASCEYRGVRQRTWGKWVAEIREPKKRTRLWLGSFATAEEAAMAYDEAARRLYGPDAYLNLPHLQPRSTSTITSGKFKWFPSKNFISMFPSCGLLNVNAQPSVHLIHQRLQELKRNSVVSQSSSSSSNDPKAEIQNVDSKNHGEDENPPKDVQTSSEEVLGDLQEKPQIDLHEFLQQMGILKEERQSERTDSSGSSTVREAVLTDDCDHLGVFSDKSVNWEALIEMHGLAGIQESEVTQLEAYEPNDDLTFSTSIWNF, from the coding sequence ATGGATACTTGCAAGAAGTCCCCTTTGAAGCCATGGAAGAAAGGGCCAACAAGGGGGAAAGGCGGGCCCCAGAACGCCTCCTGCGAGTACCGAGGCGTTCGGCAGCGAACTTGGGGCAAATGGGTTGCTGAGATAAGAGAGCCAAAGAAGAGAACCAGGCTCTGGCTTGGTTCTTTTGCCACAGCTGAAGAAGCTGCCATGGCTTATGATGAGGCTGCTAGGAGACTCTATGGTCCAGATGCATACCTTAATCTCCCCCACCTGCAACCCAGGTCCACTTCAACTATCACGTCAGGAAAGTTCAAATGGTTCCCTTCCAAGAACTTCATTTCAATGTTTCCTTCCTGTGGATTACTCAATGTAAATGCTCAACCTAGTGTTCATTTAATCCATCAGAGGCTGCAAGAGCTTAAGCGAAATTCAGTTGTGAGTCAATCCTCATCTAGTTCATCCAATGATCCAAAGGCAGAAATTCAGAATGTAGACAGCAAAAATCACGGAGAAGATGAAAATCCTCCAAAAGATGTTCAAACATCATCAGAGGAGGTGCTTGGAGATCTTCAGGAGAAACCCCAGATAGACCTCCATGAGTTTCTTCAACAGATGGGAATACTTAAAGAAGAAAGACAGTCAGAAAGAACTGATAGCTCAGGAAGTTCAACAGTGCGTGAAGCTGTGTTGACAGATGACTGTGATCATTTGGGAGTGTTTTCTGACAAGAGTGTTAACTGGGAGGCATTGATTGAGATGCATGGACTTGCAGGTATTCAGGAATCAGAAGTCACTCAGCTTGAAGCATATGAGCCAAATGATGATCTAACTTTCTCAACTTCCATTTGGAACTTTTAA
- the LOC114399949 gene encoding DNA-binding protein SMUBP-2-like, whose product MATGTGSKKKPSPLSLEQFISITAPLLDLEKEAEISSSIATGASRNLDTAQKRGSTILNLKCVDVQTGLMGKSLIEFQSTKGDVLPAHKFGTHDVVVLKLNKADLGSPALGQGVVYRLKDSSITVAFDDIPEDGLNSPLRLEKVANEVTYRRMKDALIQLSKGVHKGPASDLIPVLFGERPPAVSKKDVSFTPFNKNLDHSQKEAVSKALSSKNVFLLHGPPGTGKTTTVVEIILQEVKRGSKILACAASNIAVDNIVERLVPHRVKLVRLGHPARLLPQVLDSALDAQVLRGDNSGLANDIRKEMKALNGKLLKTKDRNTRKDIQRELRTLSKEERKRQQLAVTDVLKSADVILTTLIGAFSKKLDSTSFDLVIIDEAAQALEIACWIPLLKGSRCVLAGDHLQLPPTIQSVEAEKKGLGRTLFERLAEVYGDEITSMLTVQYRMHELIMDWSSKELYNSKIKAHPSVTAHMLYDLEGVKRTTSTEPTLLLIDTAGCDMEEKKDEEDSTFNEGEAEVTVAHAKRLVQSGVIPSDIGIITPYAAQVVLLKMLKNKEDRLKDVEISTVDGFQGREKEAIIISMVRSNSKKEVGFLSDHRRMNVAVTRSRRQCCLVSDTETVSGDGFLKRLIEYFEEHGEYLSASEYQNE is encoded by the exons ATGGCAACGGGAACGGGAAGTAAGAAGAAGCCATCACCTCTCTCTTTGGAGCAATTCATCTCAATTACCGCTCCTCTTCTTGATTTGGAAAAG GAAGCTGAGATTTCAAGCTCAATCGCCACTGGCGCGTCCCGGAATTTGGATACTGCTCAAAAGAGGGGTTCCACAATCCTCAACTTGAAGTGTGTCGATGTCCAG ACAGGGCTTATGGGGAAGTCTCTGATCGAGTTCCAGTCAACAAAAGGAGATGTTCTTCCTGCACACAAG TTTGGTACTCATGATGTTGTTGTTTTAAAACTCAACAAGGCTGATTTAGGTTCTCCTGCTCTTGGACAAGGTGTTGTTTACAGATTAAAG GACTCATCAATAACTGTTGCTTTCGATGATATACCAGAAGATGGTTTAAACAGTCCCCTAAGACTGGAAAAAGTAGCAAATGAG GTGACATATCGCAGGATGAAAGACGCATTGATACAGTTGAGTAAAGGAGTGCACAAGGGTCCTGCCTCTGATCTGATTCCTGTCTTGTTTGGGGAGAGGCCACCAGCAGTGTCCAAGAAGGATGTATCCTTCACTCCCTTTAATAAAAATCTTGATCACTCTCAG AAAGAAGCAGTTTCGAAAGCTCTATCATCGAAGAACGTGTTCTTGCTGCATGGACCACCTGGAACAGGAAAAACTACAACAGTTGTAGAAATTATATTACAAGAAGTGAAGCGTGGATCTAAGATTCTTGCTTGTGCTGCCTCAAATATTGCTGTTGACAACATTGTTGAGCGGCTAGTTCCACAtag AGTTAAGCTGGTGAGACTGGGTCATCCTGCACGTTTATTGCCTCAAGTACTGGACAGTGCACTGGATGCTCAG GTACTACGAGGAGATAATAGTGGTCTTGCAAACGACATTCGGAAAGAAATGAAG GCATTGAATGGAAAGCTACTGAAAACCAAAGACAGAAATACGAGAAAGGACATACAAAGGGAACTTAGGACTCTATCCAAAGAAGAACGTAAAAGGCAGCAGCTTGCTGTAACAGATGTACTTAAAAGTGCAGATGTAATATTAACTACTTTGATTGGGGCTTTCTCTAAGAAACTAGACAGCACTTCATTTGATTTGGTGATTATTGATGAAGCTGCTCAAGCACTTGAGATAGCATGCTGGATACCTCTGCTGAAG GGTTCAAGATGTGTACTTGCAGGGGACCATCTTCAACTTCCTCCAACCATTCAAAGTGTTGAAGCCGAGAAGAAAGGCTTAGGAAGAACGCTCTTTGAACGACTTGCAGAAGTGTATGGAGATGAAATCACATCGATGCTTACTGTCCAGTACCGTATGCATGAACTTATCATGGATTGGTCTTCTAAAGAGCTTTACAACAGTAAG ATCAAGGCTCATCCTAGTGTTACTGCACATATGTTATATGATCTTGAGGGTGTGAAGCGGACAACTTCAACTGAACCAACCCTCCTTCTCATAGACACAGCTGG ATGTgacatggaagaaaagaaagatgaagaagatagCACCTTTAATGAAGGTGAAGCTGAGGTTACTGTGGCTCATGCAAAGAGACTAGTGCAAAGTGGGGTGATTCCTTCTGATATTGGAATTATTACTCCATATGCTGCCCAG GTTGTTTTACTCAAGATGTTGAAAAACAAGGAGGACCGGCTGAAGGATGTTGAAATCTCAACAGTTGATGGTTTCCAGGGAAGGGAGAAGGAAGCCATTATTATATCAATGGTTcgatcaaattcaaaaaaagag GTTGGCTTTCTGAGTGATCACCGGCGAATGAATGTGGCTGTGACACGGTCCAGAAGGCAATGCTGTCTTGTCAGTGACACAGAGACAGTCAGTGGTGATGGATTTCTAAAGCGATTGATTGAGTATTTTGAGGAGCATGGTGAATATCTGAGTGCATCTGAGTACCAGAATGAGTAG